The Anaerobranca gottschalkii DSM 13577 genomic sequence GGAGATGTTTATAACTTTAGTATCCATCACTTATTAGAAGATATTGATCCTGTGGAAGTATTTGAAATCAGTTATTTGGAAGATTATCAAAAGGGGGAATAAAATTGAATATTACTGAATTGACAACAGTTATTAGAAGTAAAAATGCAGGACCCTTTGAATTGACCTTTGATTTTATTTTTAAAACTGAAGAAATATTTCGCAAAGTAGTGGAATCTAAAGTGATCAATGAGAAGCTCATTGCAGAGCTTTATCAAATTCCTGTAGAAAATGTCATTTCCGTTATTCCATATCCCCCAGCCAAGGCAATAAAAGCTACCATTATTAGACCAAGGTCCGCTGGAGATTTAGGGGAAACAGATGTTTATGGTGCCCA encodes the following:
- a CDS encoding DUF4387 domain-containing protein, whose amino-acid sequence is MNITELTTVIRSKNAGPFELTFDFIFKTEEIFRKVVESKVINEKLIAELYQIPVENVISVIPYPPAKAIKATIIRPRSAGDLGETDVYGAQQHGPLLTIEIPWEGSV